A genome region from Colwellia sp. Arc7-D includes the following:
- the rplU gene encoding 50S ribosomal protein L21, giving the protein MYAVFQSGGKQHRVTEGQTVRLEKIELEIGAAVEFENVLMIADGESINVGAPYIAGGKVVAEVVNQGRADKVKIVKFKRRKHSRKEAGHRQWFTEVKITGING; this is encoded by the coding sequence ATGTACGCGGTATTCCAAAGCGGTGGTAAACAGCATCGTGTAACTGAAGGCCAAACGGTTCGTTTAGAAAAAATTGAACTTGAAATTGGTGCTGCAGTAGAATTCGAAAACGTTTTAATGATCGCCGATGGCGAGAGCATCAATGTAGGCGCGCCTTACATTGCTGGTGGTAAAGTTGTGGCTGAGGTTGTAAACCAAGGTCGCGCTGACAAAGTTAAAATTGTTAAATTTAAACGTCGTAAGCATTCACGTAAAGAAGCGGGCCATCGTCAATGGTTCACTGAAGTGAAAATTACTGGCATTAACGGCTAA
- the ispB gene encoding octaprenyl diphosphate synthase, translated as MNIKNIQALAQQDMTAVNDLIFSKLHSDVALINQLGVYIVNGGGKRMRPLLTVLAAKAIGYKGEEHLQLAAIVEFIHTSTLLHDDVVDESNMRRGRETANAMFGNSASVLVGDFLYSRSFQMMSELSNLKIMDILSDATNIIAEGEVLQLMNCNDPDTTEDSYMKVIYCKTAKLFEAATRLAAVIAKQDDVTELAMLNYGKHLGTAFQLVDDIMDYTADAQEMGKNVGDDLAEGKPTLPLLYAMKHANEQQSLMIRNAIEHGDGMDNLDDILAAMKQTGALVYTQKKAEEEADKAISAIAILPESEYKQALISLAHIAANRTH; from the coding sequence ATGAATATAAAAAATATCCAAGCTTTGGCTCAACAAGACATGACCGCGGTCAACGATCTGATTTTTTCAAAACTACATTCCGACGTTGCGCTTATAAATCAATTAGGTGTATACATCGTTAATGGTGGTGGCAAACGTATGCGCCCATTACTTACCGTTTTAGCGGCTAAAGCTATTGGTTATAAGGGTGAGGAACATTTACAGCTTGCGGCAATCGTTGAATTTATTCATACCTCAACACTTTTGCATGACGATGTTGTTGATGAGTCGAACATGCGCCGTGGTCGTGAAACAGCTAATGCGATGTTTGGTAATAGTGCCAGTGTGCTGGTAGGTGATTTTTTATATTCTCGTTCATTTCAAATGATGAGTGAATTAAGCAACTTAAAAATTATGGACATTTTATCTGACGCAACCAATATTATTGCTGAAGGTGAAGTGCTGCAATTGATGAATTGCAATGATCCCGACACCACAGAAGATAGCTACATGAAAGTTATCTACTGTAAAACAGCGAAATTATTTGAAGCGGCTACCCGCCTTGCAGCTGTTATTGCTAAACAAGATGATGTAACAGAACTGGCTATGCTCAATTACGGTAAACATTTAGGCACTGCTTTTCAGTTAGTTGACGACATTATGGATTACACGGCTGACGCACAAGAAATGGGTAAAAATGTTGGCGACGACCTCGCTGAAGGCAAACCTACTTTACCACTGCTTTATGCAATGAAACATGCAAATGAGCAACAAAGTCTCATGATACGTAATGCAATCGAACATGGTGATGGCATGGATAATCTCGATGATATTCTTGCAGCGATGAAACAAACAGGCGCTTTAGTTTACACACAGAAAAAAGCTGAAGAAGAAGCCGACAAAGCCATTAGCGCTATCGCAATACTGCCAGAGTCAGAATATAAACAAGCATTAATTTCTCTTGCACATATTGCAGCTAATCGTACTCACTAA
- the argR gene encoding transcriptional regulator ArgR: MTTSRKKNEAELILAFKALLKEQCYGSQSQLADALDIQGFKNMSQAKISRLLSKLGAVKMRNASDQVVYILPDELAVPKSKQAIQSVVISVKHNNMQIILKTGIGGAPLISRMLDSLGESTGILGTLAGDDTIFIAPTDVNRIDEITKDISLLLGVSSSS; the protein is encoded by the coding sequence ATGACCACAAGCCGTAAAAAAAATGAAGCAGAATTAATACTTGCGTTTAAGGCGTTACTTAAAGAGCAGTGTTATGGCTCACAAAGTCAACTTGCCGATGCGCTTGATATACAAGGCTTTAAGAATATGTCACAGGCGAAAATTTCACGCTTGTTGTCTAAGCTGGGCGCTGTAAAAATGCGTAATGCTAGTGATCAAGTTGTTTATATTTTACCTGATGAATTAGCGGTGCCAAAATCTAAGCAAGCAATTCAATCTGTTGTGATCAGTGTAAAACATAACAATATGCAGATTATTTTAAAAACTGGCATTGGTGGCGCGCCATTAATTTCAAGAATGTTAGACAGTTTAGGTGAGTCTACAGGTATTTTAGGTACTTTAGCTGGCGACGATACAATATTTATTGCACCAACAGATGTTAATAGAATTGATGAAATCACTAAAGACATTAGTTTATTATTAGGTGTTTCTTCATCATCTTGA
- a CDS encoding aldose epimerase family protein, with protein MPTKKVSCPTITQSDFGTLQNGESAQLYTLENCHGVNIKISNYGGIIVALETLDKHSNSADIVLGYENIESYENDPYYLGAIIGRYAGRIDHGLLTINENTYQLELNNNDNQLHGGFQALNKQLWQATCTSSTEYVSLILHHTSPDGANGFPGNVDFKVIYSLSNNNELTIEYFASTDKTTAINLTQHSYFNLAGHNSGDIYQHQIQLNAEHFLPMNERIYPTGEIRTVKNSAHDFKQLKLLGSDIKSNDEQVVIAKGYDNYWLTNDNAITGEVYTARAIEPNSGRQLTMYSDNPCLILYTANYIDGSQTGKQGTVYQQHSAFCFEPQRLANNLTGADIKNTILNPEQPFYSKTRFIFETLA; from the coding sequence ATGCCAACAAAAAAAGTGAGTTGTCCAACGATCACCCAAAGCGATTTTGGTACATTACAAAATGGTGAAAGTGCACAACTTTATACGTTAGAAAACTGTCATGGCGTGAATATAAAAATCAGTAATTACGGCGGTATTATTGTAGCCCTTGAAACGCTAGATAAGCACAGTAATTCAGCTGATATTGTTTTAGGTTATGAGAACATTGAATCATATGAGAATGACCCATACTATTTGGGCGCAATTATTGGTCGATATGCCGGACGAATTGATCATGGCCTGTTAACGATTAACGAAAACACTTATCAGCTTGAACTGAATAATAATGACAACCAACTTCATGGTGGCTTTCAGGCTTTGAACAAGCAGCTTTGGCAAGCAACATGCACAAGTAGTACTGAATATGTCAGTTTAATATTGCATCACACAAGCCCTGATGGTGCTAACGGCTTTCCCGGCAATGTTGATTTTAAGGTTATCTATAGTCTGAGCAATAACAATGAATTAACCATTGAATATTTTGCTAGCACAGATAAAACCACTGCCATTAACTTAACTCAGCATAGCTATTTTAATCTTGCAGGACATAACTCTGGTGATATTTATCAACATCAAATCCAACTAAACGCTGAACACTTTCTCCCGATGAATGAACGAATTTATCCCACAGGGGAAATTAGAACGGTAAAGAATAGTGCTCACGACTTCAAGCAATTAAAACTTTTAGGCTCGGACATAAAGTCTAACGACGAACAAGTTGTTATTGCCAAAGGTTACGATAATTATTGGTTAACAAATGATAATGCGATAACAGGTGAGGTTTATACTGCTCGTGCAATAGAGCCAAACTCTGGTCGACAATTAACAATGTATAGCGATAATCCTTGTTTAATTTTATACACCGCTAATTATATTGATGGCAGCCAAACCGGTAAGCAAGGTACGGTTTATCAGCAGCACTCAGCGTTTTGTTTTGAACCGCAACGCTTAGCTAATAATTTAACGGGAGCCGACATTAAAAACACTATACTTAACCCAGAACAGCCATTTTATAGTAAAACTCGCTTTATTTTTGAAACGCTAGCTTAG
- the rpmA gene encoding 50S ribosomal protein L27, producing MAHKKAAGSTRNGRDSEAKRLGVKRFGGEAVLAGNIIVRQRGTRFHAGSNMGIGKDHTLFALSDGKVQFEVKGPKNRKFVSIIAE from the coding sequence ATGGCACATAAGAAAGCTGCGGGTAGTACACGTAACGGTCGTGATTCAGAAGCTAAACGCCTAGGTGTTAAACGTTTTGGCGGCGAAGCCGTTTTAGCGGGTAACATTATTGTTCGTCAACGTGGTACTCGTTTCCACGCTGGTAGCAACATGGGTATCGGTAAAGACCACACTTTATTTGCTTTATCAGATGGTAAAGTACAATTTGAAGTTAAAGGTCCTAAAAACCGCAAGTTTGTAAGCATTATTGCTGAGTAG